A portion of the Phocoena sinus isolate mPhoSin1 chromosome 9, mPhoSin1.pri, whole genome shotgun sequence genome contains these proteins:
- the LOC116759453 gene encoding LOW QUALITY PROTEIN: 40S ribosomal protein SA-like (The sequence of the model RefSeq protein was modified relative to this genomic sequence to represent the inferred CDS: deleted 1 base in 1 codon) — protein MSGALDVLQMKEEDVLKFLAAGTHLGGTNLDFQMEQYVYKRKSDGIYIINLKRTWETLLLAARAIVATENPADVSVLSSRNTGQRAVLKFAAATGATPIAGCFSPGIFTNQIQAGFWEPRLLSVVTDPRADHQPLPEASYVNLPTIALCNTDSPLWYVDIAIPCNNKGAHSVGLMWWMLAREVLRTRGTIFREHPWEVMPDLYFYRDPEETEMEEQAAAEKAVTKEEFQGEWTAPPPELPAPQPEAADWSEGVQVPSVPVQQFPTEDWSAQPATAQVTEWVGTTTEWS, from the exons ATGTCCGGAGCCCTTGATGTCCTGCAAATGAAGGAGGAGGATGTCCTCAAATTCCTTGCAGCAGGAACCCACTTAGGTGGCACCAACCTTGACTTCCAAATGGAACAGTACGTCTACAAAAGGAAAAGTGATGGCATCTACATCATAAATCTGAAGAGAACCTGGGAGACGCTTCTGTTGGCAGCTCGTGCCATTGTTGCCACTGAAAACCCAGCTGATGTCAGTGTCCTATCCTCCAGGAATACCGGCCAGCGAGCTGTGCTGAAGTTTGCTGCTGCCACTGGAGCCACTCCTATTGCTGGCTGCTTCTCTCCTGGCATCTTCACTAACCAGATCCAGGCAGGCTTCTGGGAGCCAAGACTTCTG TCGGTGGTTACTGATCCGAGGGCTGACCACCAGCCTCTCCCAGAGGCCTCTTACGTTAACCTGCCTACCATTGCTCTGTGTAACACAGACTCTCCTCTGTGGTATGTGGACATTGCCATCCCATGCAACAACAAGGGAGCTCATTCAGTGGGTCTGATGTGGTGGATGCTTGCCCGGGAAGTTCTGCGCACGCGTGGCACCATCTTCCGTGAACACCCATGGGAGGTCATGCCTGATCTCTACTTCTACAGAGATCCTGAAGAGACTGAAATGGAAGAGCAGGCGGCAGCTGAGAAGGCTGTGACCAAGGAGGAATTTCAGGGCGAATGGACCGCCCCACCTCCTGAGCTCCCTGCTCCTCAGCCTGAGGCAGCGGACTGGTCCGAAGGTGTGCAGGTGCCCTCTGTGCCTGTTCAGCAGTTCCCCACTGAAGACTGGAGTGCTCAGCCTGCCACGGCTCAGGTCACTGAGTGGGTAGGAACAACCACTGAGTGGTCTTAA